Below is a genomic region from Candidatus Effluviviaceae Genus I sp..
CCTTCAGGATCTCCACGCGCTGCTCGAGCCCGACGGAGAGGTTCTCGACGCGTTCGTCGGGGTCAAGGTCGAGGCCGTACTCCGAGGAGAGCCCCTGGACGGCGCGGCGCGCGGCGGGACGGTCCAGGAGGGCGCCGCGCCGCGGCTCCAGCCCGAGGACGACGTTCTCCGCGACGGTGAGCGTGTCCACGAGCATGAAGTGCTGGTGCACCATGCCGACGCCGAGGCGGATGGCGTCGGAGGGGCGGTGGCGGGAGACCTCGCGCCCGGCGATCCGGATGGTCCCGGCGTCGGGCGCGACGAGTCCGTAGAGGGCCTTCACGAGCGTGGACTTGCCGGCGCCGTTCTCGCCGACGATCGCGTGGATCTCGCCCGCGCGGACCTCGAGGTCAACGCGGTCGTTGGCCAGGACGCGCGGGTAGCGCTTCGTGACCCCGCGCATCTCGATCGCCAGGTCGGCGGCCACGGCCTCTCCGTTCGCGCGCCCGCGTGCCGTCAGCTCTTCGGAACGACGATCTCGCCGGCGACGATCGCGGCCTTCGCCTCCTCCACCCTCGCGCGCATCTCGTCCGTGATCAGCGACTCGTTGTGCTCGTCCACGGCGTAGCCGACGCCGTCCTCGGCCAGGCCGAACTCGCGGAGGCCGCCCTTGAACGAACCCTCGAGCGCCGACCGGACCGTCATGTACACGGCGTTGTCCACGCGCTTGATCATGCTCGTGAGGACGTGGCCGGGCGCCATGTAGTTCTGGTTCGAGTCCACGCCGATGGCGTACTTGCCCTTCTCGCGCGCCGCCTCGATGACGCCGTTGCCCGTGCTTCCGGACGCGTGGTAGATGACGTCCACGCCTCGCCCGAACTGGAGGAGCGCAAGCTCCTTGCCCTTCGCCGGGTCGGCGAACGCCTGCGGCGTCGTGCCCGCGTACGCGACGGTGACCGAGACGCCGGGGTTCACGTGCTTCGCGCCCGCGACGTACCCGGCCTCGAACTTGTGGATGAGCGGGATGTTCATGCCTCCCACGAACCCGAGTCGCCCCGTCGTGCTGAACATCGCGGCGAGCATCCCGACGAGGAACGACCCCTCCTCCTCGCGGAACGTAAGGCCGGCGAGGTTCGCGGGCAGCACCTCGCCCGGCCGCGCATCGAAGTCCACGCAGGCGAACTTGACGTCGGGGTAGTCGCGGGCGACCTTGCGCAGCGCCTCGCTGAACAGGAACCCCACACCGATGATGACGTCGTAGTCGGCCTGCGCGAGCTTGCGGAGTCCCGTCTCGCGGTCTGCGTCCTGGCCCGGCTCGAACTCGGTGTGCTCGATCCCGAACGCGTCCGCCGCGTGCAGGAGGCCGCGGTACGCCGAGTCGTTGAACGACTTGTCCCCCTTCCCTCCCACGTCGAAGACCATGCCGACGCGCAGCGGCGCGCCGGCCTTCGTCGGCTCGCCCTTCTGGCACCCGGCGATCGGCCCGACGGCGAGCAACGCGGCGAGGACCAACGCGATGCGCTTCATGATGCGCTCCTTTGCAGGGCGGGGCGGGCCGCGGCGGCGCTCCGGACGAGCGCTGCGAACGCCGCGAACCCCGCGATGACCACAAGGGAACCACCGAAGAACACGAAGTCAAGGCCGAACATGTCCGAGAGCGCCCCTCCCGCGACCGGCGCGACGATGAGCCCCACGCTCATGCCGCTCGTGAAGAGCGCCATGGACGTGCCCATCGCGTTGTGATGCCGTCCGCGCTCGGCGGCCACCGCGAGCCCCGCCGGCATGCCGATCGCCATGGTGACGCCCGTCGCGATCTGGAGCGCGAAGAGCGCCGCCACGCTCCGGCAGTACGGGATGGAGAAGATGAGCGCCGCCATCGAGAGGATGCCGATCCCCATGAGCGCCGGCCTCGATACGCGGTCCGCGGTCTTCCCGAACGGGATCTGGAGGACGCCCGCGAGGATGATGTTCGTCGCGAGAAGCGCGCCGATGACGCTGAGCGACGCGCCGAGCCCCTCGGCGACGAACGGCAGGAACGGGATGACGAGCCCGCGGCCGAACGCGACGAGCGCGCGGAAGAGGAACGCGGCCTTCACCATCGGGTCGCGGATGATGGTGCGCGTGCGCGCCCGCTTCTCGCCGGCCGCCCCGTGAAGACCGGCCTCGGGGAGAAGCAGGATGACGAGGAGCAGCGCGACGAGGCTCAGGCTCCCCATCGCGTAGAACGGCGCTCGGATGCCGAGGAGGTCGGCGACGGGGCCGCCGAGAAGCGGCCCGAGGCCGAACGCCGTGAAGAGCGCCACGTTGAACGCGCCCAGCCGCGAGCCCTCCTCGCCCTTCGGCGTGATGTCGGCGATGTAGGCCTGCGCCACCGGGTTGACCATCCCCGCGGCCGCGCCGTGGAGCACGCGCACCGCGATGAGCTGCGCCACGCCCGACGCGACCGAGTACGCGAGCGAGAAGAGCGTGTACAACGACAGGCCGACGACCAGGAAGAGCCGGCGACCGTGGTGGTCCGAGAGCCGTCCCACGATCGGCATCGAGATGAACTGCGCGAGCGAGAATCCCGTGAAGATGAGCCCGAGCGAGAGCCCGCGCGCCCCGAGTTCGCGGGCGTAGAGCGGCATGAGGGGGCCGATGAACCCGGTCCCCATGGCCGAGGCGAAGAGGGCCACGAAGAGCACGAAGTAGATGCGCCGGTGCATGTCCCTTCCGGACGGCGGCTCAGACGAAGAGGTCGGTGAAGGCGAACGCGTTCACGTCGAAGAGGCCCCTGTCGGTGATCTTGAGCTCCGGGATCACCGGCAGCGCGAGGAACGAAAGCGCCATGAACGGGTCGTCGAGCTTCGAGCCGAGGCGCCTCGCCGCCTTCGTGACCTTGTCGAGCCCCTCGACGACCTCGGGGAGCGTCTTCTCCGACATGAGCCCGGCGATGGGGAGCGGGAGCCCCACCACGAGCTTGCCGTCGCGCACCACGGCGAGCCCGCCCCGCATCTTCGAGATCTCGATGACCGCGGCCATCATCTCCTCGGGCGAGGTCCCGACGACGGCGACGTTGTGCGAGTCGTGCGAGACCGAGCTCGCGAGCGCGCCCTTCCGGAGCCCGAACCCGCGCACGACGGCGCGCCCCACGTTGCCGCTCGCGAGGTGCCGCTCGACGACGGCGAGCGGAAGAAGGTCGCGCTCGAGGTCGGCGACGAGCTTCCCGTCCTCGACCTTCGCGTGCTCGACGCTCGCGCGCGTCACGATCTGGTCCGGAACGAGGTTGATCACCCTCACGCTGTGCCCGGATGCCGGGATCTCGAAGTCCTCGACCTTGAGCCACCGGATGTTGATGGAGCTTCGAAGCGTGATCTGCGGCGTCCGCGGCCGCGCGACGACCATCTCGCCGTCCTTCGCCACGAGGCGGCCGTTCTTGAACACCATCCTCACGTTGAACTTCCTGAGGTCGTCCACGACCACGAGGTCGGCGAAGTAGCCGGGAGCGATCGCCCCGAGGTCCTTCAGCCGGAAGTACTGCGCCGTGTTGATGGTCGCGAGGCGAATGGCCGAGACCGGGTCCAGACCCTCCTTGACGGCCATCTTGACCATGTGGTCCACGTGGCCCTTCCTGAGAAGGTCCTTCGGGTGCCGGTCGTCGGTGACGAAGAAGCAGCGGGAGAGGTTCTCGGTGGTGACGGCCGGGAGGAGGTCGCGCAGGTTCTTCGTGACGGACCCCTCGCGGATCATGATGTGCATGCCGAGCCTGAGCTTCTCGACGACCTCGTCCACCGAGGTGCTCTCGTGGTCCGAGTTCACGCCGGCCGCGACGTACGCGTTGAGGTCGCGCCCCGAAAGACCCGGCGCGTGGCCGTCGATGCGCTTGTCCTGGGTCATCGAGATCTTGTCGAGCAGCCCCTCGTCCTCGAGGAGGACGCCCGGGTAGTTCATGACCTCGCCTAAGCCCAGCACCCACTTCTCGCGCAGGAGCGGGTAGAGGTCGAACCCACGGAGGTTCGCGCCGCTCGTCTCGAACGGCGTGGCGGGAACGCACGACGAGAGCATCACGAAGATGTTGACGGGGCTGAACTTGCTCGAGTTGAGGATGTAGTGGATGCCCTCGAGGCCGTGGACGTTCGCGATCTCGTGCGGGTCGCAGATGACGGAGGTCGTGCCCCTGGGAACCACCGAGCGCGCGAACTCCTGCACTTTCACCATCGTGCTCTCGACGTGCATGTGCCCGTCGATGAGGCCCGGCAGCACGAAGGCGCCCTTCAAGTCGATCGCCTTCCGGCCCTTGTACGACGGGCCGATGCCGACGATGCGGCCGCCCCAGACGGCGAGGTCCGCCTTGTAGACCTCGGCCGAGAACACGTTGACGATGCGCCCGTTCTTGAGAACGAGGTCCGGCGGCATCTTGCCTCTGGCCGCCCGGATGATCTTCGCGAGTTCCTTCATCGGTGCCGCCCCGTGGTTAGGTGCCGTCCCGCCCCGCGCCGGGCGCTGCCCGGCCTCGCCCGCGCGCCGCCGTCGCCCGCTACGCCGTCACCCTCGTGCCCGCCGCGCCGTCCAGCGCCGCGGCGATGCACTCGGGCGAGGTGATGATGACCTCGCGCCCGCCGCCCTCGATGAACTCGATGGCCGCCTGGATCTTCGGGCCCATGCTGCCGGCGGGGAACTGCCCGTCGGCCAGGTGCTTCCTCGCCTCGGCGACCGTGAGGCTCGACAGGCGCGCCTCGTTCGGCTTGCCGTAGTTCAGCGAGACGCGCTCGACCGCGGTGGAGATGAGCAGGAGCTCGGCGCCGATCTCGTTCGCGAGGAGCCTCGAGGCGTGGTCCTTGTCGATGACCGCCTCGACGCCCTTGAGCTTGCCGTCCAGCTCGACGACCGGGATGCCGCCGCCGCCGACGGCGATGACGACGCACCCGGCCTTGAGCAGCGCCTTGATGGGGCCGGACTCGATCACGCGCTTCGGCAGCGGCGAGGGCACGACGCGCCGCCACCCGCGGTTCGCGTCCTCCGCGACGTCCCATCCGAGCTCGGCGCGCTTCGCCTCGGCCTCCTCCATCGAGTAGAACGGGCCGATCGGCTTCGTCGGCTTCGAGAACGCGGGGTCGCCGCGGTCCACCAGCACCTGCGTGAGGACCGTGACCACGTCCTTCGCGATGCCGCGGTCCTTGAGCACGCCGCCCAGCACCTGCTGGATCATGTACCCCATGCCGCCCTGCGCGTCGGCGCCGCACGTGTCGAGCGGGAGCGGCGGCAGCGTCGTCGAGGCGATCTCGGCGCGCAGGAGGATGTTCCCGATCTGCGGGCCGTTCCCGTGCGTGATGACCACGTCGTACCCGCGCGCGATCATCTCGGCGATGTGCCGGCTCGTCTCCCGCGAGTTGTCGAACTGCTCGGGGATCGTGCCGCGCTGTCCGGCCCTCGTGATGGAGTTCCCGCCGATCGCCACCACTGCGAGCTTGCCCATGGATGTCGTCCCCTTGCCCCCGCGCTACGCCATCGTGAGCGCCATGATGGCCTTCTGCGCGTGCAGCCGGTTCTCCGCGACGTCGTAGATGATCGAGCGCGGCGAATCGCACACGGCGTCGTCCACCTCGTTCTCGCGGTCCACCGGCATCGGGTGGATGTAGACCGCGTTGTTCGTGCGCTTCATGCGCTCGGCCGTGGCACGCCAGTCGCGGTGCTCGGCCGACCGCCGCTGGTCGCCCTCGCGGCCCTCGGCGTACCGCGCCGGGTGCATCCAGTGCCGCGAGTAGACCACGTCCACGCCCCGGTAGGCCTCCTCCTGGTCGTGCGTGATCTCGAACCGCGTGCCGGCCGCGGCGCAGTTGGCCTTCACCGTGGCGATGACCTCGGGGTCGAGGTCGAACCCCTTCGGATACGCCATCCGGACGTGCATCCCGAGCCGCGAGCTGATGATGAGGCTCTCCTGCACGCTGCTCCACGAGCGGACCATCGGCGAGTAGCCCCACACCTGGAGGAGGGTCTTCCCCCTCGTGTCGCCGAGGTGTTCGCGCATGCCCTGGACGTCCGCGAGCCCCTGGCACGGGTGGAACTTGTCGTGCGCCATGCTCACGACGGGAATGCTCGCGATGTCGGCGAACTCCCTGAGGAAGGCGTCGCCGTCCCCGTACTTCTCCACGGAGTCCTCGAGGATGCGGATGCCGATGCCGACGCCGTAGCGGCTCATGACGTTCGCGGTGTCCTTCAGGACCTCGCCGCGCTCGGTCTTCGTGCGGAGGCGGAGTTTCGACGGCTCGAGGAACTGCGCGTGGCCCCCGAGTTCGCTCGCCGCGGCCTCGAACGACTGCCTCGTGCGAAGCGACGAGTTGTAGAACATCATCATGAACGTCCGGTGCCTGAGGACCCTCGCGTGCTCGTCGCTGTACCGCTCGGCCTTCATCTTCTTCGCGAGCGTGAGCACGGCCTCGAGCTCCTCGACGCTCCAGTCCTGCGTGCAGATGAGGTCGCGACCCTTGAGATTGACGGCCATCGCCCCTCCTCCTAGTCCATGGTCAGGGCCATGATGGCCTTCTGGACGTGCAGCCTGTTCTCCGCCTGGTCGAACACGACCGACTGCGGCCCGTCGATGACGTCGTTCGTCACCTCGAACCCGCGGTCGCAGGGCAGGCAGTGCATGTACTTCGCGTCAGGTCTTGCGAGCTTCATCTTCGCCGCGTCGCAGATCCAGTCCTTGTTCGCGTCGAAGAGCTTCTGCGTGGCGTCGAGCTCCGGCTTCTTCGAGAACGGCGGGATGAACTGCTTCGCGGTCCACGCCTTTGGATAGACGATGTCGGCGCCGCGGAGGGCCTCGCGCATGTCGTTCACGATCTCGAACGAGCCGCCGGCCTCCTTCGCGCGATTCCGTGTCGCATCGAGCACGTCGTCGGCAAGCTCGAGGCCCTTCGGGTGCGCGAGCACGACGTCGCAGCCGACGGTCGCGGCCGCGATGATCGCGCTCTGCGGGACCGAGAGCGGCTTCTCGACGCTCGGGCTGTAGGCCCAGCTCATCACGAACTTCTTCTTCTTGAAGCCGCCGCAGTGCTCGCGGACGGTCATGATGTCGGCCATGCCCTGGCACGGGTGGTAGATGTCGCACTCCATGTTGATGAGCGGGATGTCGGCCCACTGTGCGAACTCGCGGAGCACCCGGTTGGCCTTGCCGTACACCCACTCCACCGGCTCGCCGTACATGCGGATGGCGATGCCGTGGCCCATGCGCGCGAGCGTGCGCGCGACGTCGCTGATGCGCTCGGTCGAGTACGCGACCTCCTCGCCCTCCAGCGCGGGCCGGTAGATCTTGCTCGGGTCGAGGTAGTGGGCGTGGCCGCCGAGCTGCGTCATGCCCGCCTCGAAGCTGTTCCTCGTGCGGAGCGACTGGTTGAAGAAGATCATGAAGAGCGTGCGCCCCTCGAGGAGCTTGTGCGGCTGCCCCTTGTGGAACTTCTGCTTGAGGTCGGCCGCGACGTCAAGGATGTGCTCCACCTCCTCGCGCGTGTAGTCGAGGATGGTGATGAAGTCCCTGCCCCTGAACTTCCCGTCGTACATCGGACCCTCCGTCCCGTTCGTTGACCCGCGGGCCGCCGCGCGGCCCGTCACGCGCACACCTCTTCCAGAGCCTGTCTCGTCAGCGCCTCCACGAGCGCCGTCCGGTACCACGCCGACGCCCGCACGTCGTCGATCGGGCTCGTCGCCGCGGCGGCCCGCCGGGCGACCTCGGCGATAAGCGCGGCGCGCGCGTTGCCTCTCCCGCACGCCGCGTGCCACTCCTCCGCGAAGAGCTCCTCGGCCGTTCGCGCTCGCACCGGCGTCGGCGCCGCCGAGCCGATCGCGATCCTCACCGTCCCCGCCCGGGGCTCGAACACGACCGCCACCGACGCGATGGCGATGGCGAGCGCGCGCCGCTGCCCCATCTTGAGGTACGCGCCGCGCGCGTCGCTCGACGGGCAGTCGAGCCCGACCGAGACGATGAGCTCGCCGCGGCGGAGCGTCGTCTCCCCGGGACCGAGGAGAAACGACTCGAGCGGGATCGTCGTCGCGCCCGACCGCGACGAGCGCGCCGTCACCGCCGCGTCGAGTGCGAGGAGCGCGACGGCGCCGTCGGCCGCCGGCGAGGCGTTCGCCACGTTGCCGCACAGGGTCCCACGCTCGCGGACCTGCCGGGAGCCGATGGTTCGGCACGCGGCCGCGAGCGCCGGCGCGCGGTCGCGCACGACGGG
It encodes:
- a CDS encoding ornithine carbamoyltransferase, with translation MYDGKFRGRDFITILDYTREEVEHILDVAADLKQKFHKGQPHKLLEGRTLFMIFFNQSLRTRNSFEAGMTQLGGHAHYLDPSKIYRPALEGEEVAYSTERISDVARTLARMGHGIAIRMYGEPVEWVYGKANRVLREFAQWADIPLINMECDIYHPCQGMADIMTVREHCGGFKKKKFVMSWAYSPSVEKPLSVPQSAIIAAATVGCDVVLAHPKGLELADDVLDATRNRAKEAGGSFEIVNDMREALRGADIVYPKAWTAKQFIPPFSKKPELDATQKLFDANKDWICDAAKMKLARPDAKYMHCLPCDRGFEVTNDVIDGPQSVVFDQAENRLHVQKAIMALTMD
- the arcC gene encoding carbamate kinase, encoding MGKLAVVAIGGNSITRAGQRGTIPEQFDNSRETSRHIAEMIARGYDVVITHGNGPQIGNILLRAEIASTTLPPLPLDTCGADAQGGMGYMIQQVLGGVLKDRGIAKDVVTVLTQVLVDRGDPAFSKPTKPIGPFYSMEEAEAKRAELGWDVAEDANRGWRRVVPSPLPKRVIESGPIKALLKAGCVVIAVGGGGIPVVELDGKLKGVEAVIDKDHASRLLANEIGAELLLISTAVERVSLNYGKPNEARLSSLTVAEARKHLADGQFPAGSMGPKIQAAIEFIEGGGREVIITSPECIAAALDGAAGTRVTA
- a CDS encoding ornithine carbamoyltransferase yields the protein MAVNLKGRDLICTQDWSVEELEAVLTLAKKMKAERYSDEHARVLRHRTFMMMFYNSSLRTRQSFEAAASELGGHAQFLEPSKLRLRTKTERGEVLKDTANVMSRYGVGIGIRILEDSVEKYGDGDAFLREFADIASIPVVSMAHDKFHPCQGLADVQGMREHLGDTRGKTLLQVWGYSPMVRSWSSVQESLIISSRLGMHVRMAYPKGFDLDPEVIATVKANCAAAGTRFEITHDQEEAYRGVDVVYSRHWMHPARYAEGREGDQRRSAEHRDWRATAERMKRTNNAVYIHPMPVDRENEVDDAVCDSPRSIIYDVAENRLHAQKAIMALTMA
- a CDS encoding MFS transporter: MHRRIYFVLFVALFASAMGTGFIGPLMPLYARELGARGLSLGLIFTGFSLAQFISMPIVGRLSDHHGRRLFLVVGLSLYTLFSLAYSVASGVAQLIAVRVLHGAAAGMVNPVAQAYIADITPKGEEGSRLGAFNVALFTAFGLGPLLGGPVADLLGIRAPFYAMGSLSLVALLLVILLLPEAGLHGAAGEKRARTRTIIRDPMVKAAFLFRALVAFGRGLVIPFLPFVAEGLGASLSVIGALLATNIILAGVLQIPFGKTADRVSRPALMGIGILSMAALIFSIPYCRSVAALFALQIATGVTMAIGMPAGLAVAAERGRHHNAMGTSMALFTSGMSVGLIVAPVAGGALSDMFGLDFVFFGGSLVVIAGFAAFAALVRSAAAARPALQRSAS
- a CDS encoding FAD binding domain-containing protein — protein: APRTVEEALAALDAADGARPIAGGTDLAVRILDGAARPPVLVDLGRVAGLDAIVVGEPTPGVARVEIGALATHAAVAAHPVVRDRAPALAAACRTIGSRQVRERGTLCGNVANASPAADGAVALLALDAAVTARSSRSGATTIPLESFLLGPGETTLRRGELIVSVGLDCPSSDARGAYLKMGQRRALAIAIASVAVVFEPRAGTVRIAIGSAAPTPVRARTAEELFAEEWHAACGRGNARAALIAEVARRAAAATSPIDDVRASAWYRTALVEALTRQALEEVCA
- the ade gene encoding adenine deaminase yields the protein MKELAKIIRAARGKMPPDLVLKNGRIVNVFSAEVYKADLAVWGGRIVGIGPSYKGRKAIDLKGAFVLPGLIDGHMHVESTMVKVQEFARSVVPRGTTSVICDPHEIANVHGLEGIHYILNSSKFSPVNIFVMLSSCVPATPFETSGANLRGFDLYPLLREKWVLGLGEVMNYPGVLLEDEGLLDKISMTQDKRIDGHAPGLSGRDLNAYVAAGVNSDHESTSVDEVVEKLRLGMHIMIREGSVTKNLRDLLPAVTTENLSRCFFVTDDRHPKDLLRKGHVDHMVKMAVKEGLDPVSAIRLATINTAQYFRLKDLGAIAPGYFADLVVVDDLRKFNVRMVFKNGRLVAKDGEMVVARPRTPQITLRSSINIRWLKVEDFEIPASGHSVRVINLVPDQIVTRASVEHAKVEDGKLVADLERDLLPLAVVERHLASGNVGRAVVRGFGLRKGALASSVSHDSHNVAVVGTSPEEMMAAVIEISKMRGGLAVVRDGKLVVGLPLPIAGLMSEKTLPEVVEGLDKVTKAARRLGSKLDDPFMALSFLALPVIPELKITDRGLFDVNAFAFTDLFV
- a CDS encoding BMP family ABC transporter substrate-binding protein, whose product is MKRIALVLAALLAVGPIAGCQKGEPTKAGAPLRVGMVFDVGGKGDKSFNDSAYRGLLHAADAFGIEHTEFEPGQDADRETGLRKLAQADYDVIIGVGFLFSEALRKVARDYPDVKFACVDFDARPGEVLPANLAGLTFREEEGSFLVGMLAAMFSTTGRLGFVGGMNIPLIHKFEAGYVAGAKHVNPGVSVTVAYAGTTPQAFADPAKGKELALLQFGRGVDVIYHASGSTGNGVIEAAREKGKYAIGVDSNQNYMAPGHVLTSMIKRVDNAVYMTVRSALEGSFKGGLREFGLAEDGVGYAVDEHNESLITDEMRARVEEAKAAIVAGEIVVPKS